From Candidatus Bathyarchaeota archaeon, the proteins below share one genomic window:
- a CDS encoding adenosine-specific kinase codes for MDLKVVRIEVAKDCNVILGMAHFIKTVEDLYEALVDSAPNVKFGIGFCESSGPCLVRSEGNDEELKHLAAQKAFELSCGHCFVIFVKNAYPINVLNKIKNVSEVCTIYAATANPLQVVVCETGQGRGILGVIDGLKSKGIETESDVKARKEFLRKIGYKL; via the coding sequence TTGGATCTCAAAGTAGTGAGGATTGAGGTGGCAAAAGATTGCAATGTTATTCTAGGCATGGCACATTTCATAAAAACAGTCGAAGATCTTTATGAGGCATTGGTAGATTCTGCTCCAAACGTGAAATTCGGTATAGGTTTCTGCGAAAGCTCTGGTCCATGTCTGGTGAGGAGTGAAGGTAACGACGAGGAACTGAAGCATCTAGCTGCTCAAAAAGCATTCGAACTCAGCTGTGGTCACTGCTTTGTAATTTTCGTCAAAAACGCCTATCCCATAAACGTCTTAAACAAAATCAAAAATGTGTCAGAAGTGTGCACAATCTACGCCGCTACAGCTAATCCACTACAGGTTGTTGTTTGTGAGACTGGGCAAGGCAGGGGAATATTGGGCGTAATTGATGGTTTGAAAAGCAAAGGAATTGAAACTGAAAGCGATGTGAAGGCAAGAAAGGAATTTCTCAGAAAAATCGGCTACAAGCTCTGA
- a CDS encoding radical SAM protein, whose amino-acid sequence MRLSSRKVLSLFKRSLAFNKPHHVQWMLTHRCNYRCKSCDVWRNQKPTAEFSTEEVIAGLNVLRKMGVIEIVLSGGNPLLREDIGEIIEYASRYFITTIYDNGSQAVRKINALQKADFVAISLDTMNEKKYDYLKGVHGAWKNALNAIQTLHNQGITVGVSPTISQLNMHEILDFTDHFTERGIPVVYCLYQHDTLDQPMFQIGEKNKELEIMDNEALARIWDALVEKKHKRQGILITRKMLNTLKGLYLNGQRPWECKALQSFFTIDPLGKVAGCHLQNPVATVFDLPEVWNSQKFETLRKMYRECKSCSYMCYMFYSLHANVQGNIEIIRDQWKNAKIVLPTRTR is encoded by the coding sequence ATGAGGCTCTCCTCCCGCAAAGTTCTTAGCCTATTTAAACGCTCTCTTGCTTTCAACAAGCCTCATCATGTACAGTGGATGCTTACACATCGCTGTAATTATCGCTGTAAAAGCTGTGATGTGTGGCGAAATCAGAAGCCTACAGCGGAATTTTCTACCGAGGAAGTGATAGCGGGACTAAATGTTCTTCGCAAAATGGGAGTCATAGAAATTGTCCTCTCTGGAGGAAATCCCCTTCTACGTGAAGACATTGGAGAAATAATCGAATATGCCTCTAGATACTTCATCACAACAATTTATGACAATGGAAGCCAAGCGGTAAGAAAGATAAATGCATTGCAGAAAGCGGATTTCGTCGCCATATCTCTCGACACCATGAACGAGAAAAAATATGATTATCTGAAGGGAGTCCACGGCGCTTGGAAAAACGCGCTAAATGCTATTCAAACTCTGCATAACCAAGGAATCACAGTAGGTGTCTCGCCCACAATTTCACAACTCAACATGCATGAGATTCTGGATTTCACAGATCATTTTACTGAAAGGGGAATTCCAGTCGTTTATTGTTTATATCAGCATGATACTCTTGACCAGCCAATGTTTCAAATAGGAGAGAAAAACAAAGAGCTTGAAATCATGGATAATGAAGCTCTCGCAAGAATCTGGGATGCGCTTGTCGAAAAGAAACACAAACGTCAAGGAATTCTAATAACGAGAAAAATGCTAAACACCTTGAAAGGACTATATTTAAATGGACAAAGACCTTGGGAATGCAAGGCTCTTCAATCCTTTTTCACGATAGACCCTCTAGGCAAGGTAGCTGGTTGTCATCTTCAAAACCCCGTTGCAACAGTCTTCGATTTGCCTGAAGTATGGAACAGCCAAAAATTTGAAACCTTGAGAAAGATGTACAGAGAATGCAAAAGCTGCTCCTACATGTGCTATATGTTCTATTCTCTCCACGCAAATGTCCAAGGCAATATCGAAATAATAAGAGACCAATGGAAAAACGCCAAAATAGTACTGCCTACTAGGACACGTTGA
- a CDS encoding glycosyltransferase family 2 protein produces MKVDVVVLTKDSEETLGKCLNSIYKNVPVNRLIVVDGCSTDKTLRIIRKFDKKYNNVVLLSGRGTRGKARQKAIEAVKSEWFMFVDSDVILCNGWFEKANKLLKDGVGAIWGVEVWSVLKNTTILKLFERITMKIFGKRGGTHDLLVRYEAVKDIHIPSNLHIYEDAYIKSWICMKGYKVISAYEPYCIHHRPTIVWTMKKSVSLVANELKFAIRCPQLLLSYAFYAVIVLYQNLLRNIEAKS; encoded by the coding sequence ATGAAGGTAGATGTAGTTGTGCTAACGAAAGACAGCGAAGAAACCTTAGGGAAATGTTTGAACTCCATTTACAAGAATGTTCCGGTTAACCGATTAATTGTGGTGGACGGTTGTTCAACAGATAAAACGTTAAGGATAATCAGAAAGTTTGATAAAAAATACAATAATGTTGTTCTTCTCAGTGGGCGGGGAACGAGAGGAAAAGCGAGACAGAAAGCTATAGAAGCAGTCAAATCTGAATGGTTTATGTTCGTTGACAGTGATGTCATTTTGTGCAACGGATGGTTCGAAAAGGCGAACAAGCTTCTGAAAGACGGTGTAGGCGCAATTTGGGGCGTAGAAGTTTGGTCAGTACTGAAAAACACAACGATCTTAAAATTATTTGAAAGAATTACAATGAAGATTTTTGGCAAGAGAGGTGGAACCCACGACTTATTAGTGCGATATGAAGCGGTCAAAGATATTCATATCCCTTCTAATCTGCACATATATGAAGACGCTTACATCAAATCATGGATTTGTATGAAAGGATACAAGGTGATTTCCGCTTATGAACCATATTGCATTCACCACCGACCAACAATTGTCTGGACAATGAAGAAAAGTGTCTCCTTAGTTGCCAATGAACTTAAATTCGCGATTCGTTGTCCTCAGTTGTTGTTATCGTATGCTTTCTACGCAGTTATTGTTTTATATCAAAACTTGTTGCGTAATATTGAAGCTAAAAGTTAA
- a CDS encoding glycosyltransferase family 2 protein: MTVSVVIRCVGREKLFSGVLDCLLHQTISPSEILIVMDSESENEIRFVRRNLENYPDSKLLTFRHEDFSHPYSVNLGVASSKEELVCITNGHSLPTSSSWLESGLKHFEDENVAGVSGFFLPSNKGFEKRLFLLVEEQMKMISWISTINCIIRKSRWKEYPFDENLLNIIPETREYGGEDYDWTLEMLARGYKIVLDPDFSVVHTHEEDIVFEVCRDLRNYFVYKKLREKIKRLKRPRHAFKFLKKQ, translated from the coding sequence ATGACTGTTTCAGTTGTTATCAGATGCGTTGGGCGAGAAAAACTATTCAGCGGTGTCTTAGATTGCCTGCTGCATCAAACAATAAGTCCTTCTGAAATATTGATTGTGATGGATTCTGAAAGTGAAAATGAAATACGGTTTGTACGTAGAAATTTGGAAAACTATCCTGACTCTAAGCTTCTAACTTTTAGACATGAAGACTTCTCACATCCATATTCAGTGAACCTTGGCGTAGCTTCTTCAAAGGAGGAACTGGTGTGCATCACTAACGGGCATTCTTTGCCTACATCATCGAGTTGGCTGGAAAGTGGATTGAAGCATTTTGAAGATGAAAATGTGGCTGGTGTAAGTGGTTTTTTCTTACCGTCAAATAAAGGATTCGAAAAGAGATTGTTTCTTCTAGTTGAAGAACAGATGAAAATGATAAGTTGGATCTCTACAATCAATTGTATCATCCGGAAATCAAGATGGAAAGAATATCCTTTCGATGAAAATCTGTTAAACATAATCCCGGAAACAAGAGAATACGGCGGTGAAGATTATGACTGGACCTTAGAAATGCTTGCAAGAGGATACAAGATAGTTTTAGATCCAGATTTCAGCGTTGTTCACACTCATGAGGAAGATATAGTGTTTGAAGTCTGCAGAGACTTGAGAAACTATTTTGTTTATAAAAAGCTCCGAGAAAAAATCAAAAGGTTGAAAAGGCCAAGACACGCATTTAAATTCTTAAAAAAGCAGTAG